A stretch of Saccharothrix texasensis DNA encodes these proteins:
- a CDS encoding Gfo/Idh/MocA family protein produces the protein MRIGVAGVGRIGTMHATNLATLDEVDEVVLFDPVPGRAAQASALLPGTRSVPDLDALLTASDGVLLATPTTTHPELLRAAVAAGVPTLCEKPIASHLDEMRALVDDVEASGVEVLVGFQRRFDPAVSELHRRVRAGDVGDVYLVRALGNDARPPDFSYLPQSGGLFRDLLIHDLDAVPWLVGEPVVEVYASGSVLVDQAFADADDVDNAVVLLKFAGGAHAVLAGGRHDPLGYDHRIEVLGSRDCLAAGLDPRTPLTSLEPDGPKAADSYPGFAERFHRAYLAEVLVFTQVVAGTVANPSPARESLTSLRLAEACERSRRSGAPVRIGTEVAA, from the coding sequence ATGCGCATCGGAGTAGCCGGAGTGGGTCGGATCGGCACCATGCACGCCACCAACCTGGCCACCCTCGACGAGGTCGACGAAGTCGTCCTGTTCGACCCCGTGCCCGGCCGCGCGGCGCAGGCGTCGGCCCTGCTGCCCGGCACCAGGAGCGTGCCCGACCTCGACGCCCTGCTCACCGCCAGTGACGGCGTCCTGCTCGCCACACCCACCACCACGCACCCGGAGCTGCTGCGCGCGGCCGTCGCGGCGGGCGTGCCCACGCTGTGCGAGAAGCCGATCGCGAGCCACCTGGACGAGATGCGCGCGTTGGTGGACGACGTGGAGGCGTCCGGGGTGGAGGTGCTGGTCGGCTTCCAGCGCCGGTTCGACCCGGCGGTGTCCGAACTGCACCGGCGCGTCCGCGCGGGCGACGTCGGCGACGTCTACCTCGTCCGCGCCCTCGGCAACGACGCCCGGCCACCGGACTTCTCCTACCTGCCCCAGTCCGGCGGGCTCTTCCGCGACCTGCTGATCCACGACCTGGACGCGGTGCCCTGGCTGGTCGGCGAGCCGGTGGTGGAGGTGTACGCGTCCGGGTCCGTCCTGGTGGACCAGGCGTTCGCGGACGCCGACGACGTGGACAACGCCGTGGTGCTGCTGAAGTTCGCGGGCGGCGCGCACGCCGTGCTGGCCGGCGGTCGGCACGACCCGCTCGGCTACGACCACCGCATCGAGGTGCTGGGCAGCCGCGACTGCCTGGCCGCGGGCCTCGACCCGCGCACACCGCTGACGTCGTTGGAGCCCGACGGCCCGAAGGCGGCCGACTCCTACCCCGGCTTCGCCGAGCGCTTCCACCGCGCCTACCTGGCCGAGGTGCTCGTGTTCACGCAGGTCGTGGCCGGGACGGTGGCGAACCCGTCGCCCGCGCGGGAGAGCCTGACCAGCCTCCGGCTCGCCGAGGCGTGCGAGCGGTCGCGGCGTTCGGGCGCGCCGGTCCGGATCGGGACGGAGGTCGCCGCGTGA
- the arfB gene encoding alternative ribosome rescue aminoacyl-tRNA hydrolase ArfB, with protein MAEDLTVTRTLVIPAAELSERFSRSSGPGGQGVNTADSRVELSFDLVASPSVPEWLRARMLGRLEKRLVDGVLTVTASEHRAQLQNRQAARERLARLLRDAAAAPAPVRRPTKPTRGSKERRIADKKRRAQTKQGRRGGGWD; from the coding sequence GTGGCCGAGGACCTGACCGTGACGCGGACGCTGGTGATCCCGGCGGCCGAGTTGAGCGAGCGGTTCTCCCGGTCCTCCGGTCCCGGTGGCCAGGGCGTGAACACGGCGGACAGCCGGGTCGAGCTGAGCTTCGACCTGGTTGCCTCGCCGTCCGTGCCGGAGTGGCTGCGCGCCCGGATGCTCGGCCGCTTGGAGAAGCGCCTGGTGGACGGCGTGCTCACGGTGACCGCGAGCGAGCACCGGGCGCAGTTGCAGAACCGGCAGGCGGCCCGGGAACGGCTGGCCCGACTGCTGCGCGACGCCGCCGCCGCGCCCGCGCCGGTGCGCCGGCCGACGAAGCCGACCAGGGGCTCGAAGGAACGCCGCATCGCGGACAAGAAGCGCCGCGCCCAGACGAAGCAGGGCCGCCGCGGCGGCGGCTGGGACTAG
- a CDS encoding DMT family transporter, producing the protein MAWLLLLGAASLEVVWATAVGRSAGFTRPWPTGIGIAAAVTSFAMLAIAMRDLPVGTAYAVWVGLGAVGVVLVGICAGESASPWRLACLALIVLGVVGLKLT; encoded by the coding sequence GTGGCCTGGTTGCTGCTGCTCGGCGCGGCGTCGCTGGAGGTCGTGTGGGCCACGGCGGTGGGCCGGTCGGCCGGCTTCACCCGGCCGTGGCCCACCGGGATCGGGATCGCGGCGGCGGTGACGAGCTTCGCGATGCTCGCGATCGCCATGCGCGACCTGCCCGTCGGCACGGCCTACGCGGTGTGGGTCGGGCTCGGCGCCGTCGGCGTGGTGCTGGTCGGCATCTGCGCCGGGGAGAGCGCGTCGCCGTGGCGGCTGGCGTGCCTGGCGCTCATCGTGCTGGGCGTGGTCGGGCTCAAGCTCACCTGA
- a CDS encoding sugar ABC transporter substrate-binding protein — MTSTRTALRAGLALTGLALLAACSGPAAENTATTTGAPAAPAPTGDLRVAVVTHGTAGDAFWNVVKNGATAAGEQLGVTVDYNSDGDPGRQSTLIDNAVSQGVGGIVVSMANPDAVKTSIENAVKAGIPVITINSGSDKSAAFGALAHVGQEESVAGEQAGRKLEEAGKTKLLCVIHEAGNVGLNERCDGARAGFGGTVTNLQVDINNPTDVESRIKGALQTDPSVDGVLALNPQVAVSSVNAVKGASSKAAVATFDLNADVTAAIKAGDVLFAVDQQQYEQGYLPVVMLKLYRDNANTVGGGKPVLTGPGFVDRSNVDKVAEYAQRGTR; from the coding sequence GTGACGTCCACTCGAACGGCCCTGCGAGCGGGCCTGGCCCTGACCGGCCTCGCGCTGCTGGCCGCGTGCAGCGGCCCCGCCGCGGAGAACACCGCCACGACCACCGGCGCCCCGGCCGCCCCGGCCCCGACCGGCGACCTGCGCGTCGCCGTCGTCACCCACGGCACGGCCGGCGACGCGTTCTGGAACGTGGTGAAGAACGGCGCCACCGCCGCGGGCGAGCAGCTCGGCGTCACGGTCGACTACAACTCCGACGGCGACCCCGGCCGGCAGTCCACCCTGATCGACAACGCGGTGTCGCAGGGCGTCGGCGGCATCGTGGTCTCGATGGCCAACCCCGACGCGGTGAAGACCTCGATCGAGAACGCGGTCAAGGCGGGCATCCCGGTCATCACCATCAACTCCGGCTCCGACAAGAGCGCGGCGTTCGGCGCGCTCGCGCACGTCGGCCAGGAGGAGAGCGTCGCCGGCGAGCAGGCCGGGCGCAAGCTCGAAGAGGCGGGCAAGACCAAGCTGCTGTGCGTGATCCACGAAGCGGGCAACGTCGGCCTCAACGAGCGCTGCGACGGCGCGCGCGCCGGGTTCGGCGGCACGGTCACCAACCTCCAGGTCGACATCAACAACCCCACCGACGTGGAGTCCCGGATCAAGGGCGCGCTGCAGACCGACCCGTCCGTCGACGGCGTCCTCGCGCTCAACCCGCAGGTCGCGGTGTCGTCGGTGAACGCGGTCAAGGGCGCCTCCTCGAAGGCGGCGGTGGCCACGTTCGACCTCAACGCCGACGTCACCGCCGCGATCAAGGCCGGCGACGTCCTCTTCGCCGTCGACCAGCAGCAGTACGAGCAGGGCTACCTGCCCGTCGTGATGCTCAAGCTCTACCGCGACAACGCCAACACCGTCGGCGGCGGCAAACCGGTCCTCACCGGACCCGGCTTCGTCGACCGGTCCAACGTGGACAAGGTCGCCGAGTACGCCCAGCGCGGCACCCGCTGA
- a CDS encoding class I SAM-dependent methyltransferase yields the protein MARTAYDTVAHDYADLARDLLAEIPADRAVLGLFAELVRGRVADVGCGPGRISGHLKRLGVDVFGVDLSPGMVAVARRDHPDVRFEVGSMLDLDLPDGSLGGALAWYSVIHVPWERHPAVFAEFHRVLAPGGLLVLAFQIGQEVRRYEQGYGHDILLDVFRLDPDRVLGQLAEAGFEPHTRLEREPLDPKWEKTRQGYLIVRKSGGPDRSGQPDRPGRA from the coding sequence ATGGCGCGCACCGCCTACGACACCGTCGCCCACGACTACGCCGACCTCGCGCGCGACCTCCTCGCGGAGATCCCGGCGGACCGGGCGGTGCTCGGCCTGTTCGCCGAGCTGGTGCGGGGCCGGGTCGCGGACGTCGGCTGCGGTCCCGGCCGGATCTCCGGCCACCTCAAGCGCCTGGGCGTGGACGTGTTCGGCGTCGACCTGTCGCCCGGGATGGTCGCCGTCGCCCGCCGCGACCACCCGGACGTGCGGTTCGAGGTGGGCTCGATGCTCGACCTCGACCTGCCGGACGGCTCGCTGGGCGGCGCGCTGGCCTGGTACTCGGTGATCCACGTGCCGTGGGAGCGGCACCCGGCGGTGTTCGCCGAGTTCCACCGGGTCCTCGCGCCCGGCGGCCTGCTGGTGCTGGCGTTCCAGATCGGCCAGGAGGTCCGGCGCTACGAGCAGGGCTACGGGCACGACATCCTGCTGGACGTGTTCCGGCTCGACCCCGACCGGGTGCTGGGCCAGCTCGCCGAGGCCGGGTTCGAGCCGCACACCCGGCTGGAGCGGGAGCCGCTCGACCCGAAGTGGGAGAAGACGCGGCAGGGCTACCTGATCGTGCGCAAGAGCGGCGGGCCCGACCGGTCCGGTCAGCCCGACCGGCCCGGCCGGGCGTAG
- a CDS encoding SDR family NAD(P)-dependent oxidoreductase, producing MGQLEGRSALVTGGSRGIGAAIAKRLARDGANVAITYARSADRAGEVVDEMTAMGVRALAVRAEATDVDALRAAVDRAVAAFGGLDVLVNNAGVAVHGPIEDITADEVDRVLAIHARAAFVLVQAAVPHMTAGGRIVGIGSSLVERVPYPGWALYAMSKAALTGLTRGLARDLGPRGITVNLVHPGSTDTEMNPADGPDADEERRHTALGRYCDPEDVAATVAHLVGDGGRNTTGAAFVVDAGAVA from the coding sequence ATGGGACAGCTCGAAGGCAGGTCCGCGCTCGTCACGGGCGGCAGTCGCGGCATCGGTGCGGCGATCGCCAAGCGGCTGGCACGCGACGGCGCGAACGTGGCGATCACCTACGCGCGCTCGGCCGACCGCGCGGGGGAAGTGGTCGACGAGATGACCGCGATGGGCGTGCGGGCGCTCGCGGTGCGGGCCGAAGCGACCGACGTCGACGCCCTGCGTGCCGCCGTCGACCGCGCGGTGGCCGCGTTCGGCGGGCTGGACGTCCTGGTGAACAACGCGGGCGTCGCCGTGCACGGCCCGATCGAGGACATCACCGCGGACGAGGTCGACCGGGTCCTCGCGATCCACGCGCGGGCGGCGTTCGTGCTGGTCCAGGCGGCCGTGCCGCACATGACGGCGGGCGGCCGGATCGTCGGCATCGGCAGCAGCCTGGTCGAACGGGTGCCGTACCCGGGCTGGGCGCTCTACGCGATGAGCAAGGCGGCGCTGACCGGGCTGACCAGGGGCCTGGCCCGCGACCTCGGCCCGCGCGGCATCACGGTCAACCTCGTGCACCCCGGCTCGACCGACACCGAGATGAACCCGGCCGACGGCCCGGACGCCGACGAGGAGCGCCGCCACACCGCGCTGGGCCGCTACTGCGACCCGGAGGACGTGGCCGCGACGGTCGCGCACCTGGTCGGCGACGGCGGGCGCAACACCACCGGCGCGGCGTTCGTGGTCGACGCGGGGGCGGTGGCGTAG
- the purF gene encoding amidophosphoribosyltransferase yields MVTDHSATGRTDPDTQEEREPREECGVFGVWAPGEEVAKLTYFGLYALQHRGQEAAGISVGDGSQVVVFKDLGLVSQVFDEQVLQALRGHVAVGHCRYSTTGSTTWENAQPTFRTTATGSGLSLGHNGNLVNTAELMVKAREVGVDTSHGATTDSDLICGLLAAQAADVGIEQAALELLPTLRGAFCLTFSDESTLYAARDPQGVRPLVLGRLERGWVVASETAALDIVGASFVREVEPGELIAIDENGLRSSRFANPEPKGCIFEYVYLARPDTTIAGRSVHATRVEIGRRLAAEHPVEADLVIPVPESGTPAAIGYAQASGIPYGSGLVKNAYVGRTFIQPSQTIRQLGIRLKLNPLRDVIRGKRLVVVDDSIVRGNTQRALVRMLREAGALEVHVRIASPPVKWPCFYGIDFASRAELIANGLDIDGIRRSVGADSLGYVSLEELIAASEQPKTRLCTACFDGDYPIPLPEDALIGKHLLEGIRGVAGSATPVLTNGYGAEDALRRP; encoded by the coding sequence GTGGTCACCGACCATTCAGCAACCGGCCGCACTGACCCCGACACCCAGGAAGAACGCGAACCCCGCGAGGAATGCGGCGTGTTCGGCGTGTGGGCGCCCGGCGAAGAGGTCGCCAAGCTCACCTACTTCGGCCTCTACGCCCTGCAGCACCGCGGCCAGGAAGCCGCCGGCATCTCGGTCGGCGACGGCAGCCAGGTGGTGGTCTTCAAGGACCTCGGCCTGGTCAGCCAGGTGTTCGACGAGCAGGTGCTCCAGGCGCTGCGCGGCCACGTCGCCGTCGGCCACTGCCGCTACTCCACCACCGGCTCCACCACGTGGGAGAACGCGCAGCCGACGTTCCGCACCACGGCCACCGGCTCGGGCCTGTCGCTGGGCCACAACGGCAACCTGGTGAACACCGCCGAGCTGATGGTGAAGGCGCGCGAGGTCGGCGTGGACACCAGCCACGGCGCCACCACCGACTCCGACCTGATCTGCGGGCTGCTCGCCGCGCAGGCCGCCGACGTCGGCATCGAGCAGGCGGCCCTGGAGCTGCTGCCGACGCTGCGCGGCGCGTTCTGCCTCACCTTCTCCGACGAGTCCACCCTCTACGCGGCCCGCGACCCGCAGGGCGTGCGCCCGCTGGTGCTGGGCAGGCTGGAGCGCGGCTGGGTCGTCGCCAGCGAGACGGCGGCGCTGGACATCGTCGGCGCGTCGTTCGTCCGGGAGGTCGAGCCGGGCGAGCTGATCGCGATCGACGAGAACGGCCTGCGGTCGAGCCGCTTCGCCAACCCCGAGCCCAAGGGCTGCATCTTCGAGTACGTCTACCTGGCCCGACCGGACACCACGATCGCCGGCCGCTCGGTGCACGCCACCCGCGTCGAGATCGGCCGCCGGCTGGCCGCGGAGCACCCGGTGGAGGCCGACCTGGTCATCCCGGTGCCCGAGTCCGGCACCCCGGCCGCCATCGGGTACGCGCAGGCCAGCGGCATCCCGTACGGCTCGGGCCTGGTCAAGAACGCCTACGTCGGCCGCACGTTCATCCAGCCGTCGCAGACGATCCGCCAGCTCGGCATCCGGCTGAAGCTGAACCCGCTGCGGGACGTGATCCGCGGCAAGCGCCTGGTCGTGGTGGACGACTCGATCGTGCGCGGCAACACGCAGCGCGCCCTGGTCCGGATGCTGCGCGAGGCGGGCGCGCTGGAGGTGCACGTGCGGATCGCGTCGCCGCCGGTCAAGTGGCCGTGCTTCTACGGCATCGACTTCGCCTCCCGGGCCGAGCTGATCGCCAACGGCCTGGACATCGACGGCATCCGCCGCTCGGTCGGCGCGGACTCGCTGGGCTACGTGTCGCTGGAGGAGCTGATCGCGGCCAGCGAGCAGCCCAAGACGCGGCTGTGCACGGCGTGCTTCGACGGCGACTACCCGATCCCGCTGCCCGAGGACGCGCTGATCGGCAAGCACCTGCTCGAGGGGATCCGGGGCGTCGCGGGCTCGGCGACCCCCGTCCTGACGAACGGGTACGGTGCCGAGGACGCCCTGCGACGCCCCTGA
- a CDS encoding LacI family DNA-binding transcriptional regulator — MARPTMDDVAARAGVSRALVSLVMRGSPKVSDQRRAAVLKAAEELGYSPHAMARSLASRTSHVLGVMVSDLHNAFFAEVVDGLDAVATGHGFDLILNTGGRSPARERRALLSLLSFRPAGLALLSPVVPSADIGRAAEQTPVVLVARSSRLATVDTVNDDGERGIALAVDHLVSLGHKRIAHLDGGEGSQSAPRRRGYLAAMAAHGLAPRVVASEYTDAGGARAVRGLAGDMPTAIVSCNDFNAVGAISALVEAGFRVPRDVSVVGYDNTSLAALRHVSLTTVDQPRNEFGRLAAEALLQRVRGERAEPVRHLLHPSLVVRSTTAPPVR, encoded by the coding sequence TTGGCCAGACCCACGATGGACGACGTCGCGGCGCGTGCCGGGGTGTCCCGCGCCCTGGTGTCGCTGGTGATGCGGGGGTCACCGAAAGTGAGCGACCAGCGGCGGGCGGCGGTGCTCAAGGCGGCCGAGGAGCTGGGGTACTCGCCGCACGCGATGGCGCGCTCGTTGGCCAGCCGGACGTCCCACGTGCTCGGGGTGATGGTGTCCGACCTGCACAACGCGTTCTTCGCGGAGGTGGTGGACGGGCTGGACGCGGTGGCGACCGGGCACGGCTTCGACCTGATCCTCAACACCGGGGGGCGCAGTCCGGCTCGGGAGCGGCGGGCGTTGCTGAGCCTGCTGTCGTTCCGGCCGGCGGGCCTGGCCCTGCTCTCGCCCGTGGTGCCGTCGGCGGACATCGGCCGGGCGGCGGAGCAGACGCCGGTGGTGCTGGTGGCGCGGTCGTCGCGACTGGCCACCGTGGACACGGTGAACGACGACGGCGAGCGCGGCATCGCGCTGGCCGTGGACCACCTGGTGTCTTTGGGGCACAAGCGGATCGCGCACCTCGACGGCGGCGAGGGCTCGCAGTCCGCGCCCCGCCGGCGCGGCTACCTGGCCGCGATGGCGGCGCACGGGCTCGCGCCCCGCGTGGTGGCCAGCGAGTACACCGACGCGGGCGGCGCGCGCGCCGTGCGGGGGTTGGCGGGCGACATGCCCACCGCGATCGTCTCGTGCAACGACTTCAACGCGGTCGGCGCGATCTCGGCGCTGGTGGAGGCCGGGTTCCGGGTGCCGCGGGACGTCTCGGTGGTGGGGTACGACAACACCTCGCTGGCCGCCCTGCGGCACGTCTCGCTGACCACGGTCGACCAGCCGCGCAACGAGTTCGGCCGGCTCGCCGCCGAGGCCCTGCTGCAACGGGTGCGCGGCGAACGCGCCGAGCCGGTGCGCCACCTGCTGCACCCGTCGCTGGTCGTCCGCTCGACGACCGCGCCGCCGGTCAGGTGA
- a CDS encoding SigE family RNA polymerase sigma factor: protein MERDREFGEFVDARALVMRRTAYLLCGDWHRAEDLVQTALTKLYVAWPRVRRGSVDAYARKVLVCAAIDEGRRGFRRRETVVGAVPDTAVPGTAPADLDVRRALALLPPGQRTVVVLRYWEDLSVTETARLLGRTEGTVKSQAAKGLAALRELLGRHVFEEQR from the coding sequence GTGGAACGCGATCGCGAGTTCGGTGAGTTCGTCGATGCCCGCGCGTTGGTGATGCGGAGGACCGCGTACCTGCTGTGCGGTGACTGGCACCGCGCCGAGGACCTGGTGCAGACGGCGTTGACCAAGCTGTACGTCGCCTGGCCGCGGGTGCGGCGTGGCAGCGTGGACGCCTACGCGCGCAAGGTGCTGGTGTGCGCGGCCATCGACGAGGGCCGGCGCGGCTTCCGGAGGCGGGAGACCGTGGTCGGCGCCGTCCCCGACACCGCGGTGCCCGGGACCGCGCCCGCCGACCTGGACGTCCGCCGGGCGCTGGCCCTGCTGCCGCCGGGTCAGCGCACCGTCGTCGTGCTCCGGTACTGGGAGGACCTGAGCGTCACCGAAACCGCCCGACTGCTCGGTCGGACCGAGGGCACGGTGAAGAGCCAGGCGGCGAAGGGTCTTGCCGCGCTGCGCGAACTTCTCGGCCGCCACGTCTTCGAGGAGCAGCGATGA
- a CDS encoding TIM barrel protein: MKIAGAPISWGVCEVPGWGKVLEPPSVLAEMASLGLRATELGPPDYLPAEPSSLKSLLDGHGLALVGGFLAVPLHTGERSAVDEAGRVAALLAAAGAEVLVLAAATGLDGYDERPALTDAEWRTLIATAALVRDRAADHGLRTALHPHVGTHVECAAEVERFLADSDLDLCLDTGHLLIGGTDPVDLARRHPRRIGHVHLKDVRADIAATVREGHIGYMAAVQQRMYVPLGDGDVDVAALVAFLRDAGYTGWYVLEQDTALGDDSPLDTPVRDTARSLAHLTRITA, from the coding sequence GTGAAGATCGCCGGAGCGCCCATCTCGTGGGGTGTCTGCGAAGTTCCCGGTTGGGGGAAGGTGCTCGAACCGCCGTCGGTGCTGGCGGAGATGGCGTCCCTGGGACTGCGGGCCACCGAACTCGGTCCGCCCGACTACCTGCCCGCCGAACCGTCGTCGTTGAAGTCCCTGTTGGACGGGCACGGCCTCGCGCTCGTCGGCGGCTTCCTGGCCGTCCCGCTCCACACCGGCGAGCGGTCCGCGGTGGACGAAGCCGGCCGGGTGGCGGCGCTGCTGGCCGCCGCCGGCGCGGAAGTCCTCGTGCTGGCCGCCGCGACCGGCCTCGACGGCTACGACGAACGCCCCGCGCTCACCGACGCCGAGTGGCGCACCCTCATCGCCACCGCCGCGCTCGTCCGCGACCGGGCCGCCGACCACGGCCTGCGCACCGCGCTGCACCCGCACGTCGGCACCCACGTCGAATGCGCCGCCGAGGTCGAGCGCTTCCTCGCCGACTCCGACCTCGACCTCTGCCTCGACACCGGCCACCTCCTCATCGGCGGCACGGACCCGGTCGACCTCGCCCGCCGCCACCCCCGGCGCATCGGGCACGTGCACCTCAAGGACGTCCGGGCCGACATCGCCGCCACCGTCCGCGAAGGGCACATCGGCTACATGGCCGCCGTGCAGCAGCGCATGTACGTGCCGCTGGGCGACGGCGACGTGGACGTGGCGGCCCTGGTCGCGTTCCTCCGGGACGCCGGCTACACCGGCTGGTACGTCCTGGAGCAGGACACCGCGCTCGGCGACGACAGCCCGCTCGACACCCCCGTGCGGGACACCGCGCGCAGCCTCGCGCACCTCACCCGGATCACCGCCTGA
- the purM gene encoding phosphoribosylformylglycinamidine cyclo-ligase, protein MTDSAKATYAAAGVSIEAGDEAVEKLKPWAAKAQRPEVLGGIGGFAGLFQLKLDRWKEPVLASSTDGVGTKIAVAQALDKHDTVGIDLVAMVVDDLVVCGAEPLFMQDYIAIGRVDPDKVAALVKGISEGCVLAGCALLGGETAEHPGLMGANDYDISGTGVGVVEASGMLGPERVRAGDVVIAMGSSGLHSNGYSLARHVLLDIARMPLEGHVEEFGRTLGEEMLEPTRIYAKDCLALAAEAEVRTFAHVTGGGLAANLARVLPRGLRAELNRGTWTPAPVFALIAQRGRVEREEMEKTFNMGVGMVAVVAPEDVDRSLAVLTARHVPAWVLGDVVRSDEPGAAMVGDHPRF, encoded by the coding sequence GTGACGGACAGCGCCAAGGCGACCTACGCCGCAGCTGGAGTAAGCATCGAAGCCGGCGACGAGGCGGTGGAGAAGCTCAAGCCGTGGGCGGCCAAGGCGCAGCGTCCCGAGGTGCTCGGCGGCATCGGCGGCTTCGCGGGGTTGTTCCAGCTCAAGCTCGACCGCTGGAAGGAGCCGGTGCTCGCGTCCTCGACCGACGGCGTCGGCACCAAGATCGCGGTCGCGCAGGCGTTGGACAAGCACGACACGGTCGGCATCGACCTGGTCGCGATGGTCGTGGACGACCTGGTGGTGTGCGGCGCGGAGCCGCTGTTCATGCAGGACTACATCGCGATCGGCCGGGTCGACCCGGACAAGGTCGCGGCGCTGGTCAAGGGCATCTCCGAGGGCTGCGTGCTGGCGGGGTGCGCGCTGCTGGGCGGCGAGACCGCCGAGCACCCGGGCCTGATGGGCGCGAACGACTACGACATCTCCGGCACGGGCGTGGGCGTGGTCGAGGCGTCCGGGATGCTCGGCCCGGAGCGGGTGCGCGCGGGTGACGTGGTGATCGCCATGGGCTCCTCCGGCCTGCACTCGAACGGGTACTCCTTGGCGCGGCACGTGCTGCTGGACATCGCCCGGATGCCGCTGGAGGGCCACGTCGAGGAGTTCGGCCGCACCCTCGGCGAGGAGATGCTCGAGCCGACCCGGATCTACGCCAAGGACTGCCTGGCGCTGGCCGCCGAGGCCGAGGTGCGCACGTTCGCCCACGTCACGGGCGGCGGCCTGGCCGCGAACCTGGCCCGCGTGCTGCCCCGGGGCCTGCGCGCCGAGCTGAACCGCGGCACCTGGACGCCCGCGCCGGTGTTCGCCCTGATCGCCCAGCGCGGCCGGGTCGAGCGCGAGGAGATGGAGAAGACGTTCAACATGGGCGTCGGCATGGTCGCCGTGGTCGCGCCCGAGGACGTCGACCGCTCGCTGGCCGTGCTCACGGCCCGCCACGTGCCCGCGTGGGTGCTGGGCGACGTGGTGCGCTCGGACGAGCCGGGCGCCGCGATGGTGGGCGACCACCCGCGTTTCTAG
- a CDS encoding maleylpyruvate isomerase N-terminal domain-containing protein: MPGGWTTQRWTEVFTAQAEMFRAAVGKADPTAKVPSCPGWTFTDLTLHVGRFLETSLEYLRTGSPVQLRLPRPPAEVEPLAYLDTQLAKAAELLPAVPGNRATWTFSPAAPDLAWVWHRRLAHELDLRRWDAQAALRELVVGDADFAVDGIDEALTTLLAAKYATDVPPTTRGTALVQLTDVPEAWVVTFAPGVVPEVRAAWPGEETDLQVTGEAQLVHYGLWGRLPLKHTGDERVWFALKLD, from the coding sequence GTGCCTGGAGGTTGGACCACCCAGCGGTGGACCGAGGTCTTCACCGCGCAGGCGGAGATGTTCCGGGCGGCGGTCGGGAAGGCCGACCCCACCGCCAAGGTCCCGAGCTGCCCCGGCTGGACGTTCACCGACCTGACGCTGCACGTCGGCAGGTTCCTGGAGACGTCGCTGGAGTACCTCCGCACCGGCAGCCCCGTCCAGCTCCGCCTGCCGCGCCCGCCGGCCGAGGTGGAGCCGCTGGCGTACCTGGACACCCAGCTCGCCAAGGCCGCCGAGCTGCTGCCCGCCGTCCCGGGCAACCGGGCCACCTGGACGTTCTCGCCCGCCGCGCCGGACCTGGCGTGGGTCTGGCACCGGCGGCTCGCGCACGAGCTGGACCTGCGCCGCTGGGACGCCCAGGCGGCCCTGCGCGAGCTGGTGGTGGGCGACGCGGACTTCGCCGTCGACGGCATCGACGAGGCGCTCACCACCCTCCTCGCGGCCAAGTACGCGACCGACGTGCCGCCGACCACCCGGGGCACCGCGCTGGTCCAGCTCACCGACGTGCCCGAGGCGTGGGTGGTGACGTTCGCGCCGGGCGTCGTGCCGGAGGTGCGGGCGGCCTGGCCGGGCGAGGAGACGGACCTCCAGGTCACCGGCGAGGCGCAGCTCGTGCACTACGGCCTGTGGGGCCGGCTGCCGCTCAAGCACACCGGTGACGAGCGGGTCTGGTTCGCGCTGAAGCTCGACTGA
- a CDS encoding TetR/AcrR family transcriptional regulator, whose amino-acid sequence MTRERADAAKNRAKILAAAADIVAERGIEGLAMADVAAASGVGVGTLYRRFGDRSGLAHALIDASEREFQAAFLTGPPPVGPGAPPADRVRAFLHALVDRTLAQLDLLLMAETTGPFARFGGAYDAHHRHLTVLVAQARPDVDAAFTADALLAPLAANLVAHRGAGAAGIKLGLDALLDGLLPR is encoded by the coding sequence GTGACGCGCGAGCGGGCCGACGCCGCCAAGAACCGGGCGAAGATCCTGGCCGCCGCCGCCGACATCGTGGCCGAACGCGGCATCGAAGGCCTCGCGATGGCCGACGTCGCCGCCGCGTCCGGCGTGGGCGTCGGCACCCTCTACCGCCGCTTCGGCGACCGCTCCGGCCTGGCCCACGCGCTGATCGACGCCTCGGAGCGGGAGTTCCAGGCCGCGTTCCTCACCGGCCCGCCGCCCGTCGGCCCCGGCGCACCTCCCGCCGACCGCGTCCGCGCCTTCCTGCACGCCTTGGTCGACCGCACGCTCGCCCAGCTGGACCTGCTGCTGATGGCCGAGACCACCGGCCCGTTCGCCCGCTTCGGCGGCGCGTACGACGCCCACCACCGCCACCTGACCGTGCTGGTCGCCCAGGCCCGCCCGGACGTGGACGCCGCGTTCACCGCCGACGCCCTGCTCGCCCCGCTGGCCGCGAACCTGGTCGCGCACCGGGGCGCCGGGGCCGCCGGGATCAAGCTCGGCCTCGACGCCCTGCTCGACGGCCTGCTGCCCCGCTAG